One Methylophilus sp. TWE2 DNA segment encodes these proteins:
- the ppx gene encoding exopolyphosphatase: MLKITQDTQLAAVDLGSNSFRLEIGRVVDGQILRVDYLKEAVRQGGDLDEDRNLKPQAFERGLKCLARFGERLKGFPVEHVRAVATQTLREATNSEDFIKQAQKVLGYPIEIISGVEEARLIYQGVSRMLPQSDEKRLVIDIGGRSTEFILGQHFKANVTESLRLGSVGWSQKYFADGQFSERNFERAEIAAESIIDMIASRYVGQSEVAYGASGTVGAVADVLAGAGFAPDRIERAQLEWLKQTLIKAKTPDRLNMEGLKDDRRAVIGGGLAILTAVFDTLQIDTLMVANGALRHGVLYDMLSSDHATEDLRNLSIARLCKQFGVEMEHANNVSKAALYFYDAMQASDTHKPLLHWAALCHEIGWAISHTDCNKHGAYILDNTELMGFAQSELHTISLLVLGHQGKLRKLPADFDNQDLVCQLMALRLAVIFCHSRRMPALKHLQLERHKQQFVLILSSQWANQHPQTHYLLEEECLLWQKLGWQLELQLT, from the coding sequence ATGCTAAAAATTACCCAAGACACCCAACTCGCTGCTGTAGATTTGGGTTCCAATAGTTTTCGCCTTGAAATCGGGCGTGTTGTCGATGGCCAGATCCTGCGGGTGGATTACCTCAAAGAAGCCGTCCGTCAAGGCGGCGATCTTGATGAAGACCGCAATTTGAAACCACAGGCATTTGAACGCGGCCTGAAATGCCTGGCACGTTTTGGTGAGCGCCTAAAAGGCTTTCCGGTTGAGCATGTCCGTGCGGTTGCGACGCAAACCTTGCGAGAGGCCACCAATAGCGAAGACTTTATCAAGCAAGCGCAAAAAGTCCTGGGCTACCCGATAGAGATTATTTCTGGCGTGGAAGAAGCGCGCCTGATTTACCAGGGCGTGAGCCGCATGTTGCCGCAATCGGATGAAAAACGCTTGGTCATTGATATTGGTGGTCGCTCTACTGAGTTTATCCTTGGCCAACACTTCAAAGCGAATGTCACCGAATCCTTGCGCCTGGGCTCTGTCGGCTGGTCACAAAAATATTTTGCTGACGGCCAGTTTAGCGAGCGCAACTTCGAACGTGCAGAAATCGCTGCCGAGTCTATCATCGACATGATTGCCAGCCGCTACGTTGGCCAGTCAGAAGTCGCCTATGGCGCATCGGGCACAGTTGGCGCTGTGGCGGATGTACTGGCGGGTGCTGGCTTTGCGCCTGACCGTATTGAGCGCGCCCAGCTGGAATGGCTGAAGCAGACGCTGATCAAAGCCAAAACACCTGACCGCCTCAATATGGAGGGCCTGAAAGACGACAGGCGTGCTGTCATAGGTGGCGGGCTTGCCATCCTCACGGCGGTGTTCGACACCTTGCAAATTGACACATTGATGGTTGCCAACGGCGCCCTGCGCCACGGTGTATTGTATGACATGCTCAGTAGCGACCATGCGACTGAAGATTTGCGTAACTTGTCGATTGCCAGGCTATGCAAGCAGTTTGGTGTAGAAATGGAGCATGCCAATAATGTCAGCAAGGCGGCTTTGTATTTTTATGATGCCATGCAGGCCAGTGATACACACAAACCGTTATTGCACTGGGCGGCATTGTGCCATGAAATCGGCTGGGCCATCTCACATACCGACTGCAATAAACACGGCGCCTATATTCTGGATAACACGGAACTGATGGGGTTTGCCCAAAGTGAGCTGCATACCATCAGCCTGCTGGTGCTCGGCCATCAGGGTAAATTGCGCAAGTTACCGGCAGACTTTGATAACCAGGACCTAGTTTGCCAATTGATGGCATTAAGGCTGGCTGTGATTTTCTGCCATTCGCGCCGGATGCCTGCGTTGAAACACTTGCAGTTAGAACGCCATAAACAGCAGTTCGTCCTGATACTCTCATCGCAATGGGCTAACCAGCATCCGCAAACACATTATCTGCTCGAAGAAGAGTGCTTGCTTTGGCAAAAACTGGGCTGGCAACTCGAGTTACAACTGACCTAA
- a CDS encoding ParA family protein, translated as MRRVLVANTKGGCGKTTLATNLAGYLAQLGHKIVLEDIDRQQSSAAWLARRPQHVATVFNAEDLGKSALQKADWVIIDSPGGLRDKKISDAVTEADLVLVPVAPSAFDIGATQDFLELLAEEKAVRKHKTFVGLVGMRVMPRTRSAERLLAFMDESGFSVLSMLRASQIYVTAAEEGLSIFELSSTLKEVDIAQWNPVTDWILQNS; from the coding sequence ATGCGCAGGGTATTGGTGGCAAATACCAAAGGAGGCTGCGGCAAAACCACTCTGGCCACAAATCTTGCTGGCTACCTGGCGCAACTGGGTCACAAAATAGTGTTGGAAGACATTGATAGACAGCAATCCTCTGCGGCTTGGCTGGCGCGTCGCCCACAACATGTGGCAACCGTATTCAATGCCGAAGACCTGGGTAAATCTGCGTTGCAAAAAGCAGACTGGGTCATTATTGATTCACCCGGTGGCTTGCGTGACAAGAAAATCTCTGATGCCGTGACCGAGGCTGATTTGGTGCTGGTGCCGGTGGCGCCTTCTGCGTTTGATATTGGTGCCACGCAAGACTTTTTAGAGTTGCTGGCTGAAGAAAAAGCGGTGCGCAAACATAAAACGTTTGTTGGCCTGGTCGGCATGCGAGTCATGCCCCGCACACGGTCTGCCGAACGCTTGCTGGCATTTATGGATGAATCCGGTTTTTCCGTGCTTTCCATGCTGCGCGCCTCACAGATTTATGTGACTGCTGCCGAGGAAGGCCTCAGTATTTTTGAATTGTCGAGTACGTTAAAAGAAGTCGACATTGCCCAGTGGAATCCGGTCACGGACTGGATTTTACAAAACAGTTAA
- a CDS encoding histidine phosphatase family protein — protein sequence MSVRNLILWRHAEAEVLMHGASDLERALTKKGHKQAKQMAGWLKKYLPRQTYVLVSPSVRTRETIAYWGDDWQEDNRLAPERPLAPLLQLLAQSPFESVMLVGHQPWIGELAAHGLGMPDGQISIKKGAVWWLRLPKSGPPYKLYSVQSPDLIE from the coding sequence ATGTCTGTCAGAAACCTGATTTTATGGCGCCATGCTGAAGCAGAAGTGCTGATGCATGGTGCATCAGACCTGGAACGTGCGCTCACAAAAAAAGGCCACAAACAGGCGAAACAAATGGCAGGCTGGCTGAAGAAATATTTGCCCAGGCAAACTTATGTGTTGGTGAGCCCCTCGGTACGTACTCGCGAGACGATTGCTTACTGGGGCGATGACTGGCAGGAAGATAACCGCTTGGCGCCGGAAAGGCCTCTGGCACCCTTATTACAGTTGCTCGCGCAAAGTCCGTTTGAATCGGTCATGCTGGTTGGACACCAGCCTTGGATAGGTGAACTGGCCGCGCATGGCCTAGGCATGCCCGATGGGCAGATCAGTATCAAAAAAGGTGCCGTCTGGTGGTTGCGCTTGCCGAAATCAGGGCCGCCCTACAAATTATATAGTGTGCAAAGCCCTGATTTGATTGAGTAA
- the ppk1 gene encoding polyphosphate kinase 1: protein MKNNTPALLDRDLSILSFNARVLSLAQREDYPLLERLRFLCIVSNNLDEFFEVRMPLQMEAYQQGVTSGPVTAATCEQVAQMAHGLVSQQYQLFNDALMPALAKERVHLVSGTVRTPEQTTWVANYFKREVLPFLMPVSLDPSHPFPQVANKSLNFIVRIAVDGEEKIAIVRAPRVVPRLIQLPPSISKGDQCFVSLTSIIRANLEVLFQGAKILHFSQFRVTRNSDLEVDEDDVINLRTALREELAHRQYGEAVRLEVTQECDDTLAEFLLKQFNLPPLALYRVNGPVNLGRLIQLPDMAKGDHLKFVPFQPHWPQHIKKNLSLLAQMREKDLLIHQPYESFEVVIQLLEEAVKDEHVLAIRMTIYRTGADPRMLRLLQEAVRRGKEVLVVVELKARFDEEANINWAEALESVGAQVVYGVVGLKTHAKMLLIMRREGKAIHRYGHLSTGNYNPKTTRLYTDWSMLTADANLTREMEAVFRHLTSELPIPAMKHLLVAPFTLQASMIRQLIKAQRIAKLGKPARVIAKMNALTDVPLVNALMKAAAAGVEIDLIVRGACILPVDSPVVNGRIRVRSIVGRLLEHSRVFYFELDGQVQMWLSSADWMSRNMVRRVELAWPIKDPAMQQRIYQESLQLYLQDNKDAWQLTEHGQYIPVAEQSGDAEPLSCQRLLLQQYHSM, encoded by the coding sequence ATGAAAAATAATACGCCTGCCTTGCTCGATAGAGACCTCAGTATTCTCAGTTTTAACGCACGTGTATTGTCCCTGGCGCAACGTGAAGACTATCCGCTACTGGAACGCCTGCGTTTTTTATGTATTGTGTCTAATAATCTCGATGAGTTCTTTGAAGTGCGCATGCCATTACAGATGGAAGCGTATCAGCAGGGCGTTACCAGTGGCCCGGTCACGGCGGCCACCTGCGAACAGGTGGCGCAAATGGCACATGGCCTGGTCTCACAGCAATATCAGTTATTCAATGACGCCCTAATGCCGGCACTCGCCAAAGAGCGCGTGCATCTGGTATCCGGCACTGTCCGTACGCCAGAGCAAACCACCTGGGTCGCCAACTATTTCAAACGTGAAGTGCTGCCGTTCTTGATGCCGGTCTCGCTGGACCCATCGCATCCGTTCCCGCAAGTGGCCAACAAATCGCTTAACTTTATTGTGCGCATTGCGGTGGACGGTGAAGAAAAGATTGCCATTGTCCGGGCGCCGCGCGTGGTGCCGCGCTTGATCCAGTTGCCACCCTCTATCAGCAAGGGCGATCAGTGCTTTGTATCGCTGACCAGTATTATCCGCGCTAACTTGGAAGTCTTGTTCCAGGGCGCCAAGATCCTGCATTTTTCACAATTCCGCGTCACACGTAACAGTGACCTGGAAGTCGATGAAGACGATGTGATCAACCTGCGTACGGCATTGCGCGAAGAGTTAGCGCACCGCCAATATGGAGAAGCCGTCCGGCTGGAGGTCACACAGGAGTGCGATGACACGCTGGCCGAGTTCCTGCTGAAACAGTTTAATTTGCCGCCACTAGCGCTCTACCGGGTCAATGGCCCGGTAAACCTTGGGCGCTTGATCCAGCTGCCAGACATGGCTAAGGGTGACCATCTTAAATTTGTGCCTTTCCAGCCGCATTGGCCACAGCATATCAAAAAGAATCTTTCCCTACTGGCGCAGATGCGCGAAAAAGATTTGCTCATTCACCAGCCTTATGAGAGCTTTGAGGTGGTCATCCAGTTACTGGAAGAAGCGGTCAAGGATGAGCATGTGTTAGCCATCCGTATGACTATTTACCGAACAGGTGCTGATCCGCGTATGTTGCGCTTGCTACAAGAAGCGGTCCGCCGAGGTAAGGAAGTCCTGGTGGTGGTGGAGCTCAAGGCGAGATTTGATGAAGAGGCCAATATCAACTGGGCCGAGGCGCTAGAGTCCGTGGGAGCCCAGGTGGTGTATGGTGTGGTGGGTCTGAAAACACATGCCAAAATGCTGCTGATCATGCGCCGTGAAGGTAAAGCTATCCACCGCTATGGCCATCTTTCTACCGGTAACTACAATCCTAAAACCACCCGCCTGTATACCGACTGGAGCATGTTAACTGCAGACGCCAATCTGACACGCGAAATGGAGGCGGTTTTCCGCCACCTGACCAGTGAGTTGCCTATCCCGGCCATGAAACATTTACTGGTTGCCCCGTTTACCTTGCAAGCCAGCATGATCAGGCAATTGATCAAGGCACAGCGCATCGCCAAGCTGGGTAAGCCTGCCCGGGTGATTGCCAAAATGAATGCACTGACAGATGTGCCGTTGGTCAATGCCTTGATGAAAGCCGCCGCTGCTGGCGTCGAGATCGATTTGATTGTACGGGGAGCGTGCATTCTGCCAGTCGACTCACCGGTGGTGAATGGGCGCATCAGAGTGCGCTCTATTGTTGGGCGCTTGCTTGAGCATTCACGCGTATTTTATTTTGAGCTGGATGGTCAAGTGCAGATGTGGCTTTCAAGTGCAGACTGGATGAGCCGCAATATGGTGCGCCGCGTAGAGCTGGCATGGCCAATTAAAGATCCTGCGATGCAGCAGCGGATTTATCAGGAAAGCCTGCAGCTATACCTGCAGGACAACAAAGATGCCTGGCAGCTCACAGAACACGGCCAATATATCCCAGTCGCAGAGCAATCAGGCGATGCCGAGCCGCTGTCTTGCCAGCGCTTGTTACTGCAACAATACCATTCCATGTAA
- a CDS encoding cryptochrome/photolyase family protein has protein sequence MRHLIIILGDQLTLDNPALEGFDPAQDHIVMAEVEEESTHVWAHKQRIILFLSAMRHFAAHLQAQSLPLTYFKLNEHAYPNLSAVWQAMLLQHSPSAMKVCEPGDWRVWQALQAVADQHSTSLEVLEDTHFMCSRAQFQRWAAKYGDKNPSLRMEFFYRGMRKKHQILMEGDAPAGGDWNYDHDNRQPLGKQGPQDLLPPPVFSPDAVTQEVMALVQERFAQHPGALDLFAWPVTRDQALDLLQHFIAEKLPLFGPYQDAMWQDQPYLWHSLLASAMNLKLLNPREVIAAAEQAYLAGHAPLGCVEGFIRQILGWREFVRGVYWLEMPAIKSANYFQHQRDLPVWFWTGDTHMQCLSQCIGQTLRTGYAHHIQRLMVIGLFSTLAQLSPQQVSDWFLAVYVDAVEWVELPNVMGMALYANGGRFTSKPYVASGAYIQRMSNYCKSCRYDPKQKTGEHACPFTTLYWAFLIKHEASLASNQRTRLMVKHVANLSADERSAINDMATLRLQHLDQL, from the coding sequence ATGAGGCACCTCATTATCATCCTTGGCGATCAGCTCACGCTGGATAATCCTGCATTGGAGGGGTTTGATCCTGCCCAAGACCATATTGTGATGGCCGAAGTGGAGGAGGAATCGACGCACGTCTGGGCACATAAGCAGCGCATTATTCTCTTTCTCTCAGCCATGCGGCATTTCGCCGCCCACTTGCAAGCGCAGTCTCTGCCGCTCACCTATTTCAAACTCAATGAACATGCCTACCCAAACCTGTCAGCGGTCTGGCAGGCCATGCTGTTGCAACATAGCCCCTCTGCGATGAAGGTTTGCGAGCCTGGCGACTGGCGGGTTTGGCAGGCCTTGCAAGCTGTGGCAGACCAGCACTCAACGTCTTTGGAGGTATTGGAAGACACGCATTTTATGTGCAGCCGGGCCCAATTCCAACGCTGGGCGGCCAAATATGGCGATAAAAATCCTTCTTTGCGCATGGAGTTCTTTTACCGTGGCATGCGTAAAAAACACCAGATTCTGATGGAAGGCGACGCACCAGCAGGTGGGGACTGGAACTACGATCACGATAACCGTCAACCTTTGGGCAAGCAGGGACCACAGGATTTGTTGCCGCCGCCAGTCTTTAGCCCGGATGCAGTGACTCAAGAAGTGATGGCATTGGTGCAGGAGCGGTTTGCACAGCATCCGGGTGCGCTGGATCTGTTTGCCTGGCCAGTCACGCGCGATCAGGCCTTGGATTTGCTGCAACACTTTATTGCGGAAAAGTTGCCACTGTTTGGCCCATATCAAGACGCCATGTGGCAAGACCAGCCATATTTATGGCATTCATTGCTGGCCTCTGCAATGAACCTTAAATTGCTTAACCCGCGAGAAGTGATTGCAGCTGCCGAGCAAGCTTATCTCGCAGGGCACGCGCCGCTGGGGTGTGTCGAAGGTTTTATCCGCCAGATATTGGGTTGGCGTGAATTTGTGCGCGGCGTGTATTGGCTGGAAATGCCAGCAATTAAGTCGGCAAATTATTTCCAGCATCAGCGGGATTTACCAGTCTGGTTCTGGACGGGAGACACGCATATGCAGTGTTTATCGCAGTGTATCGGCCAGACCTTGCGTACCGGCTATGCCCATCATATCCAGCGCCTGATGGTCATCGGCCTGTTCTCGACCTTGGCACAGCTGTCACCGCAGCAAGTTTCTGACTGGTTCCTGGCGGTGTATGTCGATGCCGTAGAGTGGGTGGAACTGCCAAATGTGATGGGCATGGCCTTGTATGCCAACGGTGGGCGCTTTACCAGTAAACCTTACGTAGCAAGCGGGGCTTACATTCAGCGCATGAGCAATTATTGCAAAAGCTGCCGCTATGATCCCAAGCAAAAGACGGGTGAGCATGCGTGTCCATTTACCACGCTCTATTGGGCATTTCTCATCAAACACGAGGCCAGTTTGGCGAGTAACCAGCGTACGCGGCTCATGGTCAAGCATGTGGCTAATCTTTCAGCAGACGAGCGTTCTGCCATCAATGACATGGCCACGCTAAGATTGCAGCACCTCGATCAATTGTAA
- a CDS encoding DUF2256 domain-containing protein: MTSIFKGNKSSLPSKSCQQCGRPMTWRKAWANNWEQVKYCSERCRRASKMIAA; the protein is encoded by the coding sequence ATGACATCCATATTCAAAGGCAATAAAAGTAGTTTACCGTCAAAAAGCTGCCAGCAATGTGGCAGGCCCATGACCTGGCGAAAAGCATGGGCCAATAATTGGGAGCAAGTGAAGTATTGCTCTGAACGCTGCCGCCGTGCCTCCAAAATGATCGCAGCATGA
- the tpiA gene encoding triose-phosphate isomerase, translating to MRQKLVIGNWKLHGGLLENQGLLNRLKQELHDLPGVDAAVCLPYVYLFQAQTLLQDSHIAWGAQNVSQFTEGAFTSCISAKMVAEFGCTYTIIGHSERRALKLESNQVATKRLLNALHAGLTPIFCVGETQDERDGNMAELIVRNQMLNVVYGLDDEAFALAKKFNMVIAYEPVWAIGTGEHASPEQAQRMHAFIRMMIAERDREFADRIRIVYGGSMTPKNAHSLLSMLDIDGGLLGRAALVAEDFVEICRIASRCYMQKTAFREPSPVMPVI from the coding sequence ATGCGACAAAAATTAGTCATTGGTAACTGGAAGCTGCATGGCGGCCTGCTTGAAAATCAAGGCCTTCTAAATCGTCTCAAGCAAGAGTTGCACGATCTACCTGGCGTGGATGCCGCGGTGTGTTTACCTTATGTATACCTGTTCCAGGCACAAACCCTGTTGCAAGATTCCCATATTGCCTGGGGCGCCCAAAACGTCAGCCAATTCACCGAAGGCGCTTTTACCTCCTGCATTTCAGCCAAAATGGTGGCCGAATTTGGCTGCACCTATACTATCATTGGCCATTCTGAGCGTCGCGCCCTCAAGCTCGAAAGTAACCAGGTCGCCACCAAACGCCTGCTTAATGCCCTGCATGCCGGGCTCACGCCTATTTTCTGTGTCGGTGAAACGCAGGATGAGCGCGATGGCAATATGGCTGAACTGATTGTGCGCAACCAGATGCTGAATGTCGTCTACGGCCTGGATGATGAAGCGTTTGCGCTGGCCAAAAAATTTAATATGGTCATTGCCTATGAGCCAGTGTGGGCGATTGGGACAGGTGAGCACGCCAGTCCGGAACAGGCGCAACGCATGCACGCTTTTATCCGCATGATGATCGCAGAGCGCGACCGCGAGTTTGCAGATCGTATCCGTATTGTCTATGGTGGCAGTATGACCCCAAAAAACGCGCACAGCCTGCTCAGTATGCTGGATATCGATGGTGGTTTGCTGGGGCGCGCAGCTTTAGTGGCAGAAGATTTTGTCGAAATCTGCAGAATTGCCAGCCGTTGCTACATGCAAAAAACAGCGTTCAGGGAACCCTCGCCCGTCATGCCAGTCATTTGA
- the fba gene encoding class II fructose-bisphosphate aldolase (catalyzes the reversible aldol condensation of dihydroxyacetonephosphate and glyceraldehyde 3-phosphate in the Calvin cycle, glycolysis, and/or gluconeogenesis), which translates to MALISLRQLLDHAAEHSYGYPAFNINNMEQILSIMKAADEVDSAVILQASAGARGYAGESFLRKMVEAAIEQYPHIPVCMHQDHGTSPKICQMAIRSGFSSVMMDGSLKEDHKTPASYDYNVDVTRRVVEFAHAVGVSVEGELGVLGSLETGMAGEEDGVGAEGKLDESQLLTDPDEAAAFVEATKVDALAIAIGTSHGAYKFTRPPSADTLSIERIREIHAKIPNTHLVMHGSSSVPQSLLEQIRHYGGNIKETYGVPVSQIVEGIKNGVRKVNIDTDIRLAMTAAIRAHLAEHPEQFDPRQYFKEATVAAQHLCKERFEAFGSAGQASKIKVVPLEKMAAIY; encoded by the coding sequence ATGGCATTGATCTCACTCAGGCAGTTGCTGGACCACGCTGCGGAACATAGTTATGGTTACCCGGCATTCAATATCAATAATATGGAGCAGATACTCTCCATCATGAAAGCCGCCGATGAAGTCGATAGTGCGGTGATTTTGCAGGCGTCGGCTGGTGCAAGAGGCTATGCTGGTGAGTCATTCTTGCGCAAAATGGTAGAAGCTGCCATTGAGCAATATCCGCATATTCCAGTCTGTATGCACCAGGATCATGGCACCTCGCCCAAGATTTGCCAGATGGCGATACGTAGCGGGTTTTCTAGCGTAATGATGGATGGCTCTTTGAAAGAAGATCATAAAACGCCAGCCAGTTATGATTACAATGTGGATGTCACGCGTCGTGTCGTCGAGTTTGCCCATGCGGTGGGGGTTTCGGTAGAAGGTGAGCTTGGTGTGCTCGGCTCGCTTGAAACTGGCATGGCAGGCGAGGAGGATGGGGTAGGGGCAGAAGGTAAGCTGGATGAATCCCAATTGCTGACCGACCCCGACGAAGCCGCTGCTTTTGTCGAAGCGACCAAAGTCGACGCACTAGCCATTGCCATTGGCACCAGTCATGGCGCCTATAAATTCACGCGCCCACCTTCAGCGGATACGCTGTCGATTGAACGCATCCGGGAAATTCATGCCAAAATCCCTAACACGCACTTGGTGATGCATGGGTCTTCGAGTGTGCCGCAATCCTTGCTGGAACAAATCAGGCACTATGGCGGCAATATCAAGGAAACTTACGGTGTCCCGGTTTCGCAAATTGTCGAAGGGATTAAAAACGGGGTGCGTAAGGTCAATATTGATACCGATATCCGCCTGGCCATGACCGCCGCCATCCGTGCCCATCTGGCGGAGCACCCGGAGCAGTTTGATCCGCGACAATATTTTAAAGAAGCGACTGTTGCAGCGCAGCATTTGTGTAAAGAACGCTTCGAGGCCTTTGGTAGTGCCGGACAAGCGAGTAAGATAAAGGTTGTTCCACTGGAAAAAATGGCAGCCATTTATTAA
- a CDS encoding class 1 fructose-bisphosphatase yields MQLDVFLKKVSINHALNTLIWHIAEAGIEIAALVRQGSLAGVTEKMTSTNVQGETQMHLDIRSHEVALAQLRTSAVVAAVLSEEEDKPVLFETLEAPFLVSMDPLDGSSNLAINGVVGSIFSVLPNTGLAALGEQAFLQPGKDQRAAAYIMYGPATLLVLTIGQGTHVFTLDHSSQAFVLTEQTVKVPEETSEFAINASNQRYWQAAVQRYIVECLQGTEGPRGRDFNMRWCASMVMDVHRILTRGGVFLYPRDSKQPVKAGRLRLLYEANPMSLLVTQAGGESIDGLEEVLAIQPNGCHQRVPVLLGSKQEVQRLRDYHQQAD; encoded by the coding sequence ATGCAATTGGACGTGTTTCTAAAAAAGGTTTCTATCAATCATGCCCTGAATACGCTGATCTGGCATATTGCCGAGGCGGGTATTGAGATTGCTGCGCTGGTCAGGCAGGGCTCGCTGGCAGGGGTCACCGAAAAAATGACCAGTACCAACGTGCAGGGCGAAACGCAGATGCATTTGGATATCCGTAGTCACGAAGTGGCGCTGGCCCAGTTACGTACCTCTGCAGTGGTGGCAGCGGTATTGTCTGAAGAAGAGGATAAGCCTGTGTTGTTTGAAACACTGGAGGCGCCTTTCCTGGTCAGCATGGACCCTTTGGACGGCTCTTCCAACTTGGCGATTAACGGTGTGGTGGGGAGCATTTTCTCGGTATTGCCCAATACTGGCCTGGCAGCCCTTGGTGAACAGGCTTTTTTACAGCCGGGCAAGGATCAGCGTGCGGCGGCTTATATCATGTATGGGCCAGCGACTTTGCTGGTGCTGACGATTGGCCAGGGCACGCATGTGTTTACATTAGACCACAGCAGCCAGGCGTTTGTATTGACAGAACAAACAGTCAAAGTCCCTGAAGAAACCTCAGAGTTTGCCATCAATGCCAGTAATCAGCGTTATTGGCAAGCCGCCGTTCAACGCTATATTGTCGAATGCTTGCAAGGCACGGAAGGGCCGCGTGGACGCGACTTTAATATGCGCTGGTGTGCAAGTATGGTGATGGATGTGCATCGTATTTTGACGCGTGGAGGGGTGTTCCTTTATCCGCGTGATAGCAAGCAACCGGTCAAGGCGGGCAGGTTAAGGTTGTTGTATGAAGCCAACCCAATGAGCTTGCTGGTGACGCAGGCGGGCGGAGAAAGTATAGACGGGCTGGAAGAGGTGTTGGCCATACAGCCAAACGGCTGCCATCAGCGCGTGCCAGTGTTGCTAGGCTCAAAACAGGAAGTTCAGCGCTTGCGCGACTATCATCAGCAAGCCGATTAG
- a CDS encoding ThiF family adenylyltransferase, with protein MLQNIDDHRRFSGVRRLYGEQGLANLQQAHVLVIGIGGVGSWTVEALARNAVGKLTLVDLDNVAESNVNRQIHALEENLGKAKVTAMRERIAAINPQCEVIEVEDFVTPDNLPQVLASLPDIVVDCMDDTKAKIALAAYCKQHKLPLVMVGSAGGKLDATRLRLADLSQVQGDRMLAKVRNQLRRDHGFPKAPDHKKSARFGIMAVYSDEPVERPEEACDASQTGLTGLNCAGYGSSICVTASAGFIAAQQAIQHLLAA; from the coding sequence ATGCTCCAAAATATAGATGATCATCGCCGCTTTTCGGGTGTACGCAGGCTGTATGGCGAACAAGGACTGGCAAACTTGCAACAGGCACATGTGCTGGTCATCGGTATTGGTGGCGTCGGTTCCTGGACCGTGGAGGCGCTGGCGCGCAATGCCGTCGGCAAATTAACACTGGTCGACCTGGATAATGTTGCTGAATCAAATGTAAATCGCCAAATTCATGCGCTGGAAGAAAACCTGGGCAAGGCCAAAGTAACCGCCATGCGCGAGCGGATTGCAGCAATTAATCCGCAGTGTGAGGTGATTGAGGTCGAAGACTTCGTCACGCCGGATAATTTGCCACAAGTGCTGGCAAGCTTGCCGGATATTGTGGTGGACTGCATGGATGATACCAAGGCCAAGATTGCGCTGGCGGCTTATTGCAAGCAACATAAATTACCATTGGTGATGGTAGGCAGTGCAGGCGGCAAGTTGGATGCAACGCGTTTACGCCTGGCGGATTTGTCCCAGGTGCAGGGTGACCGCATGCTGGCGAAGGTGCGCAACCAGTTGCGTCGCGACCATGGGTTCCCCAAGGCGCCCGATCACAAAAAATCAGCCAGGTTCGGCATCATGGCAGTGTATTCGGACGAGCCGGTAGAGCGGCCAGAGGAAGCCTGTGATGCCTCGCAGACAGGTCTTACAGGTTTGAATTGCGCGGGATATGGTTCGAGTATTTGTGTCACTGCCAGCGCAGGATTCATCGCGGCACAGCAGGCTATACAGCACTTATTGGCGGCTTGA